A window of Thermithiobacillus tepidarius DSM 3134 contains these coding sequences:
- a CDS encoding GyrI-like domain-containing protein, giving the protein MPRMEEEQVEERIGSGPKHWSSGWLGALLAFVIPLLVIAYFLGIFAKPTVTVTETGPYRYVYLPFQGGYYQVDERLQDLEKSLKLARVPHGGPMGVFYDDPRQVPERARRARAGYFLAPDTPVPADMKVDNIPRRRVVMVQVKAHPAIAPIKAYRALDQWLQANGLPLAWPTLERYGPNKVVTVEMGL; this is encoded by the coding sequence ATGCCTAGGATGGAAGAAGAACAAGTCGAGGAAAGGATTGGCTCAGGCCCCAAACATTGGTCCAGCGGCTGGCTGGGCGCCTTGCTGGCGTTCGTCATCCCTCTGCTGGTCATTGCTTATTTCTTGGGCATTTTCGCCAAGCCCACCGTCACGGTGACGGAGACCGGTCCGTACCGTTACGTTTACCTGCCCTTTCAGGGCGGCTACTACCAAGTGGATGAACGGCTGCAGGATCTGGAAAAGAGTCTGAAGCTGGCGCGGGTGCCGCACGGCGGGCCCATGGGCGTGTTTTACGATGATCCGCGTCAGGTGCCGGAAAGGGCGCGCCGTGCGCGGGCCGGCTACTTTCTGGCCCCGGACACGCCGGTGCCTGCCGACATGAAGGTGGACAACATTCCGCGGCGCCGGGTGGTGATGGTGCAGGTCAAGGCCCATCCCGCCATCGCTCCGATCAAGGCCTACCGCGCTCTGGATCAGTGGCTGCAGGCCAATGGCCTGCCGCTGGCTTGGCCGACGCTGGAGCGCTATGGGCCAAACAAGGTGGTGACGGTGGAAATGGGGCTTTGA
- a CDS encoding O-antigen ligase family protein, whose protein sequence is MQLTLVFLPFLAFLASWPFNGQQIPFLALSMLLLLLWGGLLLWWRNGKGLPLPRGGVPLFMLAYAIWLGSTLLWTSTPYTSWFYFWIIGSLPLAYLLWQLMPDPDEAWARLWPMLVLSAAALAGWGLYQYAVQPGSRPTGPLLDWNSYAAFLNLLFFPILVRFFLHRRAAEGGAAGRIDWIGAGYMALLAAMLFAFFAASSRGGTLAWLLIVPLALWTVRRQAAFRRKAGYVLGAALATFLVTNAISAAFAPGSQLSARMADDYIEQDRSVGSRFDMWRSTWHIIEDHPLLGTGLGSYFIYYPAYRDAKELESAGTYAHNDYLQFLQEGGPLNLLFLAALPLLLLFLIYRQWSRPDDPRRVEAAGLYLSVLGISAHAVVNFIFFNLPLSLLAGLLLGRAYQLHAGSPATRPLLPRLQIRPAMARTALLLALSWPAAILALDGLIPLLFTAHSAAAASLAHVLGMPEEQLRYRLAGAMAVLRPAAALPHVYLAEQDAKLLDLDLGPKNAIKPALMTSALQDYQAALTGNPRQPGNLLEQAKLLLQHQDLLPPGQAAQRAERLLRTALAYNPQHVDVRLSLAQLYFNQGKNLQGYALLKEGVSRPLFARDRAQLRFNVAEVACQLGRRAEAQEMATALLKQLPGNPEAAALARRVARPGECEGRVGR, encoded by the coding sequence ATGCAGCTGACGCTCGTTTTTCTCCCGTTCCTGGCCTTTTTGGCCAGTTGGCCCTTCAATGGCCAGCAGATTCCCTTCCTGGCCCTGTCCATGCTCCTGCTGCTGCTCTGGGGCGGGCTGCTCCTGTGGTGGCGCAACGGCAAGGGGCTGCCCCTGCCGCGCGGTGGGGTTCCCCTGTTCATGCTCGCTTACGCGATCTGGCTCGGATCGACCCTGCTGTGGACGAGCACCCCTTATACCAGCTGGTTCTACTTCTGGATCATCGGCAGCCTGCCGCTGGCCTATCTGCTCTGGCAGCTCATGCCGGACCCCGACGAGGCTTGGGCGCGCCTGTGGCCCATGCTGGTGCTGAGCGCCGCTGCCTTGGCAGGATGGGGGCTCTATCAGTACGCCGTCCAGCCCGGCTCGCGCCCAACCGGGCCTCTGCTGGACTGGAACAGCTACGCCGCCTTCCTGAACCTGCTGTTCTTCCCCATTCTCGTCCGGTTTTTCCTGCACCGGCGGGCGGCCGAAGGAGGCGCCGCCGGCCGGATCGACTGGATCGGCGCTGGCTACATGGCGTTGCTGGCGGCCATGCTCTTCGCCTTCTTCGCCGCTTCTTCGCGCGGCGGCACCCTTGCCTGGCTGCTGATCGTCCCGCTGGCGCTGTGGACCGTGCGACGGCAGGCCGCCTTCCGGCGCAAGGCCGGTTACGTGCTCGGTGCGGCACTGGCGACCTTTCTCGTCACCAACGCGATTTCCGCCGCTTTCGCGCCGGGCAGCCAGCTTTCGGCGCGCATGGCTGACGATTACATCGAGCAGGACCGTTCCGTCGGCTCGCGCTTCGACATGTGGCGCTCCACCTGGCACATCATCGAGGATCATCCGCTGTTGGGCACGGGGCTGGGCAGCTACTTCATCTACTACCCGGCTTACCGCGACGCCAAGGAGCTGGAGTCGGCCGGCACCTATGCCCACAACGATTACCTGCAGTTCCTGCAGGAGGGCGGACCGCTCAATCTGCTGTTCCTGGCGGCATTGCCGCTGCTGCTGCTCTTTCTGATCTACCGGCAGTGGAGCCGGCCCGATGATCCGCGGCGGGTGGAGGCCGCCGGGCTCTACTTGAGCGTGCTGGGCATCAGCGCCCACGCCGTGGTCAACTTCATCTTCTTCAACCTGCCCCTGAGCCTGCTGGCCGGCCTGCTGCTCGGCCGGGCCTATCAGCTGCATGCCGGCTCGCCGGCCACCCGGCCGCTGTTGCCGCGCCTGCAGATCCGCCCGGCAATGGCGCGCACAGCGCTGCTTCTCGCATTGTCATGGCCCGCTGCGATCCTGGCCTTGGACGGGCTCATCCCCCTGTTGTTCACGGCGCACAGCGCTGCCGCCGCCAGCTTGGCGCATGTGCTGGGCATGCCCGAGGAGCAACTGCGCTACCGGCTCGCCGGGGCCATGGCCGTGCTCCGTCCCGCCGCCGCCTTGCCGCACGTTTATCTGGCGGAGCAGGATGCCAAACTGCTAGACCTGGATCTGGGGCCGAAGAACGCCATCAAGCCGGCACTGATGACGAGCGCCTTGCAGGACTACCAGGCCGCTTTGACGGGAAATCCTCGCCAACCCGGCAACCTGCTGGAACAGGCCAAGCTGCTGCTGCAGCACCAGGACCTGCTCCCGCCGGGACAGGCCGCCCAGCGGGCCGAACGGCTGCTTCGCACCGCCTTGGCATACAATCCGCAGCATGTGGACGTCCGCCTCAGTCTGGCGCAGCTGTATTTCAACCAGGGGAAGAATTTGCAAGGCTACGCCTTGCTGAAGGAGGGGGTGAGCCGCCCGCTCTTCGCCCGCGACCGGGCGCAGCTGCGCTTCAATGTGGCCGAAGTGGCCTGCCAGCTCGGCCGGCGGGCGGAGGCGCAGGAAATGGCGACGGCGTTGCTCAAGCAGTTGCCGGGCAATCCGGAGGCGGCGGCTTTGGCGCGGCGGGTGGCCAGGCCGGGGGAGTGTGAGGGACGGGTTGGAAGGTAG
- the glgP gene encoding alpha-glucan family phosphorylase encodes MIDEFVRVPRVAYFSMEIALRNEIPTYSGGLGVLAGDTVRSAADLELPFVAVSLVSRAGYFRQEIDSQGRQVERLDPWTPERWASPLEAMVAVTIEGRPVWVSGWLYLLEGYRSGKQPVILLDTDLDHNRSDDREITHYLYGGDATYRLKQEIVLGIGGMRILQALGFRVLHHHMNEGHSALLGLELLRRYAYASEDLRPGESSYDIPRVRELCSFTTHTPVEAGHDKFPYDLVQKVLGAFVELPTLKSLAGEEALNMARLALNLSEYVNGVAKRHAEISGKLFPGYRVHAVTNGVHPFTWTAPSFARLYDAHLLGWAHEPELLVRADRIPDGEIWMAHAEAKQALIERVRAASGVELDPELPLVGFARRMTAYKRPDLLFSDVERLRAIAREHPFQLVLAGKAHPRDEGGKRLIEFLHARMRELADVLPIAYLPNYDMSTALAMVAGVDVWLNTPLRPLEASGTSGMKAAFNGVPSLSVLDGWWIEGCLEGVNGWAVGNASDAANGSDALHLYDKLQQTVLPLYRDDRPAWIAVMKGAICKSASFFNSHRMMRRYVTEAYIR; translated from the coding sequence ATGATCGACGAATTTGTTCGGGTGCCGCGCGTGGCTTATTTCTCCATGGAAATTGCCCTGCGCAACGAGATCCCCACCTACAGCGGCGGCCTGGGCGTGCTGGCGGGCGACACGGTGCGTTCCGCCGCCGACTTGGAGCTGCCTTTCGTCGCCGTCAGTCTGGTGAGCCGCGCCGGCTATTTTCGCCAGGAAATCGATAGCCAGGGGCGGCAGGTCGAGCGCCTGGACCCCTGGACGCCGGAGCGCTGGGCCTCGCCGCTGGAGGCCATGGTCGCGGTGACCATCGAGGGGCGCCCGGTCTGGGTCAGCGGCTGGCTTTATCTGCTGGAGGGCTATCGCAGCGGCAAGCAGCCGGTGATCCTGCTGGACACCGATCTCGATCACAATCGCAGCGACGACCGCGAAATCACCCACTATCTCTATGGCGGTGACGCGACCTATCGGCTCAAGCAGGAGATCGTCCTGGGGATCGGCGGCATGCGCATCCTGCAGGCCCTCGGCTTCAGAGTGCTCCATCACCATATGAACGAAGGCCATTCCGCCCTTTTGGGGCTGGAACTGCTGCGGCGCTATGCTTACGCATCGGAGGATCTGCGTCCCGGCGAATCGTCCTACGACATCCCGCGGGTCCGGGAGCTGTGCAGCTTTACCACGCATACGCCGGTGGAGGCGGGGCACGACAAGTTTCCCTATGATCTGGTGCAAAAGGTGCTTGGGGCTTTCGTCGAGTTGCCGACCCTGAAGTCGTTGGCGGGCGAGGAGGCGCTGAACATGGCCCGGCTGGCGCTCAACCTGAGCGAATACGTCAATGGCGTCGCCAAGCGCCATGCCGAGATCTCCGGCAAGCTGTTTCCCGGTTACCGCGTGCACGCGGTAACCAATGGCGTGCATCCTTTCACCTGGACCGCGCCGAGCTTCGCCCGGCTCTATGATGCCCATCTGCTCGGCTGGGCCCATGAGCCGGAGCTTTTGGTGCGTGCCGACCGCATTCCCGACGGCGAGATCTGGATGGCGCATGCGGAGGCCAAGCAGGCGCTGATCGAGCGGGTCCGGGCGGCGAGCGGCGTGGAACTGGATCCCGAACTGCCGCTTGTGGGCTTTGCCCGGCGCATGACCGCCTACAAGCGTCCTGATCTGCTCTTTTCCGATGTGGAGCGCCTGCGGGCCATCGCGCGCGAGCACCCGTTCCAGCTCGTGCTGGCGGGCAAGGCGCATCCGCGGGACGAGGGCGGCAAACGCCTGATCGAGTTTCTGCATGCCCGCATGCGCGAACTGGCGGACGTGTTGCCGATTGCCTATCTGCCCAACTACGACATGAGCACGGCGCTGGCCATGGTGGCCGGCGTGGACGTCTGGCTGAATACGCCGTTGCGTCCGTTGGAGGCCTCCGGCACCAGCGGCATGAAGGCGGCTTTCAATGGCGTGCCCAGCTTGAGCGTCCTGGACGGCTGGTGGATCGAGGGCTGCCTGGAAGGGGTGAACGGCTGGGCCGTCGGCAATGCCTCGGATGCCGCCAACGGCTCTGACGCGCTGCACCTCTATGACAAGCTGCAGCAAACGGTGCTGCCACTTTATCGCGACGACCGGCCGGCCTGGATCGCCGTCATGAAAGGCGCCATTTGCAAGAGCGCCTCCTTTTTCAACAGCCATCGCATGATGCGGCGCTACGTGACCGAGGCATACATACGCTAG
- a CDS encoding thioredoxin family protein, whose amino-acid sequence MEQISEFEFYARLREQRGMVLLLFTAPACASCRAFKGLLREYEMLRDDLQVWEVDAVENPGLVREYEVFHLPALFLFQDGHYRRPIVCEARPAALHQAVTEALALPPLEPP is encoded by the coding sequence GTGGAACAGATCTCCGAATTCGAATTCTACGCCCGCCTGCGCGAGCAGCGCGGCATGGTCCTGCTGCTCTTCACCGCGCCCGCCTGTGCCAGTTGCCGCGCCTTCAAGGGCTTGCTGCGCGAGTACGAAATGTTGCGCGACGACCTGCAGGTGTGGGAGGTGGATGCCGTGGAAAATCCGGGCTTGGTGCGAGAGTACGAGGTCTTCCATCTGCCGGCGCTGTTTCTGTTCCAGGACGGCCACTACCGGCGCCCGATCGTCTGCGAAGCCCGGCCAGCGGCATTGCACCAAGCGGTGACGGAGGCCTTGGCCCTGCCGCCGCTGGAGCCGCCATGA
- a CDS encoding ABC transporter ATP-binding protein, translated as MSGVLLEARGVTRVLPGPVPVTLVADVDLRIEHGEFVAITGPSGSGKSSLLYLLGLLDVPSRGAIYLEGRDTSALNRTELAALRLRKLGFVFQFHFLLPEFSALENVLIPMRKLAAQPERDMRARAARLLEELGLGAELHKKPEQLSGGQRQRVAIARALANDPLLILADEPTGNLDSKNGQIVFDIFQRLVRDNGQTVITVTHDPQLSQQTQRQIRLVDGRVVE; from the coding sequence GTGAGCGGAGTCCTGCTGGAAGCCCGCGGCGTCACCCGTGTCCTGCCAGGGCCGGTACCGGTCACGCTGGTGGCCGACGTCGACCTGCGCATCGAGCACGGCGAGTTCGTGGCCATCACCGGTCCTTCCGGCTCCGGCAAGTCCTCCCTGCTCTATCTGCTCGGTCTGCTGGACGTGCCCAGCCGCGGCGCCATCTACCTGGAAGGCCGGGACACCTCCGCCCTGAACCGTACGGAATTGGCGGCGCTGCGCCTGCGCAAGCTGGGTTTCGTCTTCCAGTTCCATTTCCTGCTGCCCGAGTTCAGCGCCCTGGAAAACGTCTTGATCCCCATGCGCAAACTGGCGGCCCAGCCGGAACGGGATATGCGGGCGCGCGCCGCGCGCCTCCTGGAAGAACTCGGCCTCGGCGCGGAGCTGCACAAAAAACCCGAGCAACTCTCCGGCGGCCAGCGCCAGCGCGTCGCCATCGCCCGCGCCCTGGCCAACGACCCCTTGCTCATCCTGGCGGACGAACCCACGGGCAACCTGGACAGCAAAAACGGTCAGATCGTCTTCGACATTTTCCAAAGACTGGTCCGGGACAATGGCCAGACCGTCATCACCGTCACCCACGACCCGCAGCTGTCGCAACAGACCCAGCGGCAGATCAGGCTGGTGGACGGAAGGGTGGTGGAATAA
- a CDS encoding ABC transporter ATP-binding protein: protein MSEHVIELEKLSKVYRDKRLKPVQGLQELSLQVRAGEAFGFAGPNGAGKSTTIKILTGILRPTSGHARIHGLDTTDHRARRKLGYVPENPYLYDYLTPLEMLRMGARMRGMKGRGVTSHCMGWLERFGLGAVAKKRIRTLSKGMTQRVALGHAMVGNPELLILDEPLSGLDPIWRQEVVETLIAYRNQGGTLFFSSHVLTDVEQLGDRFGIIHRGRLRTIGSPTELRGGSNEQMMIVSLGTFPVPGALSRASGGWETQVKADALWNKLHELEQAQHRILEIRPVGLRLEQAFMRFIQDEDLKDISLQKAAAEQPR, encoded by the coding sequence ATGTCCGAGCACGTCATCGAACTGGAAAAACTCAGCAAAGTCTACCGGGACAAACGCCTCAAGCCGGTGCAGGGATTGCAGGAGCTCAGTCTGCAGGTACGCGCGGGCGAGGCCTTCGGCTTCGCGGGTCCGAACGGCGCCGGCAAGAGCACCACCATCAAGATCCTCACGGGCATCCTGCGGCCGACCAGCGGCCATGCCCGCATCCACGGTTTGGACACCACCGACCACCGGGCCCGGCGCAAGCTGGGCTATGTGCCCGAAAACCCTTATCTCTACGATTATCTGACGCCGCTGGAGATGCTGCGCATGGGCGCGCGCATGCGCGGCATGAAAGGCCGCGGGGTGACCAGCCACTGCATGGGTTGGCTGGAACGCTTCGGGCTGGGGGCGGTGGCGAAGAAGCGCATCCGCACCCTGAGCAAGGGCATGACCCAGCGCGTCGCCCTGGGCCACGCCATGGTGGGCAATCCCGAGCTCCTGATCCTCGACGAGCCTCTGTCCGGCCTGGACCCCATCTGGCGGCAGGAAGTGGTGGAAACACTGATCGCCTACCGCAATCAGGGCGGCACCCTGTTCTTCTCGTCCCACGTCCTGACCGACGTGGAGCAGCTGGGCGACCGCTTCGGCATCATTCACCGGGGTCGCCTGCGCACCATCGGCTCGCCCACCGAGCTGCGCGGCGGCAGCAACGAGCAGATGATGATCGTCAGCCTGGGCACCTTCCCCGTCCCCGGCGCCCTGAGCCGTGCCAGCGGCGGCTGGGAGACCCAGGTCAAGGCGGATGCCCTCTGGAACAAGCTCCACGAGCTGGAGCAGGCCCAGCACCGCATCCTGGAGATCCGTCCGGTCGGCCTGCGCCTGGAACAAGCTTTCATGCGCTTCATCCAGGACGAGGACCTGAAGGACATCAGCCTGCAGAAGGCGGCTGCGGAACAGCCCCGCTAG
- a CDS encoding PP0621 family protein has product MKYLLAILIVWLIWRGGKALQRRPRSELAQPVRKQPEDMVQCRTCGVFLPRSQAAQLGTDDLQYRCPEHAPRQD; this is encoded by the coding sequence ATGAAATACCTGCTGGCCATCCTGATCGTCTGGCTGATCTGGCGGGGGGGCAAAGCCCTGCAGCGCCGGCCGCGCTCCGAACTGGCGCAACCCGTGCGCAAGCAGCCCGAGGATATGGTGCAATGCCGCACGTGCGGCGTTTTCCTGCCCCGCAGCCAGGCCGCGCAGCTCGGCACCGACGATCTCCAATACCGTTGCCCGGAACACGCGCCCCGCCAAGACTGA
- the ampD gene encoding 1,6-anhydro-N-acetylmuramyl-L-alanine amidase AmpD, giving the protein MRDSFDAAGWHRHARQVPSPNYNARPPGTEVDLIVIHAISLPPGEFGKGYVECFFRNELPVAVHPYFREIQELQVSAHFLIDRRGRLTQFVSTEARAWHAGQSLWEGRSNCNDFSIGIELEGTESDPFTRAQYLRCARLCRQLQQRYPAITDARIVGHQDVAPGRKWDPGPQFRWELFRSLLTHA; this is encoded by the coding sequence ATGAGGGACAGTTTCGATGCCGCCGGCTGGCACCGGCATGCCCGGCAGGTGCCGTCGCCCAATTACAATGCACGGCCGCCGGGCACGGAAGTCGATCTGATCGTGATCCACGCGATTTCCCTGCCGCCCGGGGAGTTCGGCAAGGGTTACGTGGAGTGCTTCTTCCGCAACGAACTGCCCGTGGCGGTGCATCCGTATTTCCGGGAAATCCAGGAGCTGCAGGTGTCCGCCCATTTCCTCATCGACCGGCGCGGGCGCTTGACCCAGTTCGTGAGCACCGAGGCGCGCGCATGGCATGCCGGGCAGTCGCTCTGGGAAGGACGCTCGAACTGCAACGATTTCAGCATCGGGATCGAACTGGAGGGGACCGAAAGTGATCCGTTCACCCGTGCCCAGTACCTGCGCTGCGCCCGGCTCTGCCGGCAATTGCAGCAGCGCTATCCGGCCATCACGGACGCGCGCATCGTCGGTCATCAGGACGTGGCGCCCGGACGCAAATGGGACCCGGGTCCGCAGTTTCGTTGGGAGCTTTTCAGGAGTTTGTTGACGCATGCCTAG
- a CDS encoding ABC transporter permease gives MPLILDIALTHLRNRRRQTLVSILGVALGVGFFIAMAALMQGFQRYFIAKVIDVSPHIIVKDEYRSPPVQPLQRLFPDGAIALRGLKPKEELRGIRNAAAMVDALSRLPGVAVAPTLRGQVFLRYGSRDVSATLVGIEPERERRVTNLERDLVDGRLSALYSTANGIILGEGLADKLGIGLHDTLSVISPAGVILRMQVAGIFRTGITTLDNFEAYALLKKSQILQDRPNVINQIRLRLRDVGQARRLAATIESRYGYRSESWEETNKNVLGIFVIQNAVTYSSTGAILVVAAFGIFNIISTVIHEKTRDIAILKSIGLAEGDIRRIFLLEGLAVGVVGTLLGWLLGYGLTLLLSTIHFTLEGFIKSEGFVLYYSFTHYLIAGAFALVAATLAAYLPARKAARLNPVDIIRGGA, from the coding sequence ATGCCGCTCATCCTCGACATCGCCCTGACCCACCTGCGCAACCGCAGGCGCCAGACCCTGGTGTCCATCCTCGGGGTGGCCCTGGGGGTGGGCTTTTTCATCGCCATGGCGGCCCTGATGCAGGGCTTCCAACGCTACTTCATCGCCAAGGTGATCGACGTCTCGCCGCACATCATCGTCAAGGACGAATACCGGAGCCCACCCGTGCAGCCGCTGCAGCGGCTCTTCCCCGACGGCGCCATCGCCCTGCGCGGCCTCAAGCCCAAGGAGGAACTGCGCGGCATCCGCAATGCCGCGGCCATGGTGGACGCCCTGTCCCGCCTGCCGGGCGTGGCGGTGGCGCCGACCCTGCGCGGCCAGGTCTTCCTGCGCTACGGCAGCCGCGACGTCTCCGCCACCCTGGTGGGCATCGAGCCGGAACGCGAGCGCCGGGTCACCAATCTGGAGCGCGACCTGGTGGACGGCCGCCTGAGCGCTTTGTACAGCACGGCCAACGGCATCATCCTGGGCGAAGGTCTGGCCGACAAGCTCGGCATCGGGCTGCACGATACCTTGTCGGTCATCTCGCCGGCCGGGGTGATCCTGCGCATGCAGGTGGCGGGCATCTTCCGCACCGGCATCACCACCCTCGACAACTTCGAGGCCTATGCGCTGCTCAAGAAATCCCAGATCCTGCAGGACCGGCCCAATGTGATCAACCAGATCCGCCTGCGCCTGCGGGACGTGGGCCAGGCGCGCCGGCTGGCGGCCACCATCGAGTCCCGCTACGGCTACCGCAGCGAATCCTGGGAAGAAACCAACAAGAACGTGCTCGGCATCTTCGTCATCCAGAACGCAGTCACCTACTCCTCCACCGGCGCCATCCTGGTGGTGGCCGCCTTCGGCATCTTCAACATCATCTCCACCGTGATCCATGAAAAGACCCGCGACATTGCCATCCTCAAGTCCATCGGCCTGGCGGAAGGCGACATCCGCCGGATCTTCCTGCTGGAAGGGCTGGCCGTGGGCGTGGTGGGCACGCTCCTGGGCTGGCTGCTGGGCTACGGCCTGACGCTGCTGCTGTCCACCATCCACTTCACGCTGGAAGGCTTCATCAAATCCGAGGGTTTCGTGCTCTATTACTCTTTCACCCACTATCTCATCGCCGGCGCCTTCGCCCTGGTGGCCGCCACCCTGGCCGCCTATCTGCCGGCACGCAAGGCCGCCCGGCTCAACCCGGTGGACATCATCCGGGGCGGCGCGTGA
- a CDS encoding efflux RND transporter periplasmic adaptor subunit: MRAKFAVYALLLLALAAAGIFAYQQTRITVAVARPSRGTAVEAVYATGTVEPVRWAKVSPRVAGRIVAVLAAEGERVARGTVLARLDDQQARANLEQLAARERFLRNEVARLAPLAREQYVSQQDYERAVSEHRQAQAALAAARQPLADLILRSPLDGVVLQRDGEVGEVADTKDVLFWVGQERPLRVTAEVDEEDVPLVRPGQRALIKADAFAERSLAGRVQEITPRGDPVNKSYRVRIALPDDTPLRIGMTTEVNIIVREQRDALLVPSSAVADRHVWVVRDGKARRVPVRTGVVGDSRTEIQAGLRGDETVIVHPPSALRDGDAVRIAPPRT; this comes from the coding sequence ATGCGCGCCAAATTCGCTGTTTACGCCCTTCTCCTGCTTGCGCTGGCGGCGGCGGGGATTTTCGCTTACCAGCAAACCCGCATCACGGTGGCGGTGGCGCGTCCCAGCCGAGGGACGGCGGTCGAAGCCGTCTACGCCACCGGCACCGTCGAGCCCGTGCGCTGGGCCAAGGTGAGCCCCAGGGTGGCGGGACGCATCGTGGCCGTCCTGGCCGCCGAGGGAGAGCGCGTGGCCCGCGGCACCGTACTTGCCCGCCTGGACGATCAGCAGGCGCGCGCCAACCTGGAGCAGCTGGCGGCCCGCGAGCGCTTCTTGCGCAACGAGGTGGCGCGCCTGGCGCCGCTGGCGCGGGAACAGTACGTCAGCCAGCAGGACTATGAGCGGGCCGTGAGCGAGCACCGGCAGGCGCAAGCGGCCCTCGCGGCGGCGCGGCAGCCTTTGGCGGACCTGATCCTGCGCTCCCCGCTCGATGGCGTCGTACTGCAGCGGGACGGCGAAGTCGGCGAGGTGGCGGACACCAAGGACGTGCTCTTCTGGGTCGGGCAGGAGCGGCCGCTCCGGGTGACGGCGGAGGTCGACGAAGAGGACGTGCCGCTGGTGCGACCCGGCCAGCGCGCGCTCATCAAGGCCGACGCCTTCGCCGAGCGCAGCCTGGCGGGCCGGGTGCAGGAGATCACTCCCCGGGGCGACCCGGTGAACAAGAGCTACCGGGTGCGCATCGCCCTGCCCGACGATACCCCCCTGCGCATCGGCATGACCACCGAGGTCAACATCATCGTGCGCGAGCAGCGCGATGCATTGCTGGTGCCCAGCAGCGCGGTGGCCGACCGGCACGTCTGGGTCGTCCGGGACGGCAAGGCGCGGCGCGTGCCCGTGCGCACCGGCGTCGTGGGCGACAGCCGCACCGAAATCCAGGCGGGCCTGCGGGGCGACGAAACCGTGATCGTGCACCCGCCATCCGCGCTGCGCGACGGCGACGCAGTGCGCATCGCGCCACCGCGCACCTGA
- a CDS encoding SirB1 family protein, whose translation MWYGKQRLVRELEQLLRDEGGGGHLLAVGLLISVLDSRPPDLAAAEAFVTEQSARVRVLAADMADPRHAVAVLNQVFFQECAFQASPSGAYQPSYSDLSEVLAQRVGIPISLAVFYLEIGRQAGLPLVGINFPGHFLVGLESGGQIQPIDVYQGGQLLSEQECRQRLEKLYGDTLRFERAMLQPATPRAIWVRILNNLKGYFIQSGQENWAAEMIDRILLIDPRRYTEYRDRGLLHYHGGRSQEAAADLQQYLHFVPDAPDAAMIRALLAEIVEERPPLH comes from the coding sequence ATGTGGTACGGTAAGCAACGGCTTGTGCGGGAACTGGAGCAGTTGCTGCGCGACGAGGGCGGGGGCGGGCACCTCCTGGCGGTGGGCCTGTTGATTTCGGTGCTCGACAGCCGTCCGCCCGACCTCGCGGCGGCGGAAGCCTTCGTCACGGAGCAGTCGGCACGGGTGCGGGTGTTGGCCGCGGACATGGCTGATCCGCGGCACGCGGTGGCAGTCTTGAACCAGGTGTTTTTCCAGGAGTGCGCCTTTCAGGCGAGTCCGAGTGGGGCCTATCAGCCATCCTATTCGGACTTGAGCGAGGTCCTGGCGCAGCGCGTCGGCATCCCCATCAGCCTGGCGGTATTTTACCTGGAGATCGGCCGGCAAGCCGGCTTGCCGCTGGTGGGCATCAACTTCCCCGGCCACTTTCTGGTCGGGCTGGAAAGCGGCGGGCAGATTCAGCCCATCGACGTTTACCAGGGGGGGCAGTTGCTGAGCGAGCAGGAATGCCGGCAACGCCTGGAGAAACTGTACGGGGATACGCTGCGCTTCGAGCGCGCCATGCTGCAGCCGGCCACGCCGCGCGCCATCTGGGTGCGCATCCTCAACAATCTGAAGGGCTATTTCATCCAGTCCGGTCAGGAAAACTGGGCGGCGGAGATGATCGACCGGATTCTGCTGATCGACCCGCGCCGCTATACCGAGTACCGGGATCGCGGCCTGCTGCACTATCATGGCGGCAGAAGCCAGGAAGCAGCGGCCGATCTGCAGCAATATCTGCATTTCGTGCCCGATGCACCCGACGCCGCCATGATCCGGGCGCTCTTGGCCGAGATCGTGGAAGAACGGCCGCCGCTGCATTGA